A window of the Dyadobacter pollutisoli genome harbors these coding sequences:
- a CDS encoding SusC/RagA family TonB-linked outer membrane protein, with product MHERLLNSNSLARIMGIAGLPMLLLAGISGDVLASSAVWTDYGPGHRSASAADIEVSGKVTGPDGEALPGANVLVKSTTRGTSADQNGNYKLTVQDANAVLVFSLVGYAPKEVVVGTQQIINVTLAVDNKTLEEVVVVGYGTQRKRDVTGSVVSVSESTLKEVPAPNLLNQLKGRAAGVSIVSNGSTPGSQGQIRIRGNRTLTTSSGSSDGLDGPLVVVDGIPFGGLNDINPDDILSLEVLKDASATAIYGSRGAGGVILVTTKRGKIGKPVFSYDGYHGQTQVMGKFNVMNGQEYAQFKADAAKYNRTSPGTSGYLLTPKEQEALDKGVSTNWQDLIYKAGFMSNHQLGMQGGSESTQYSLGLGYFNETGIIPNQNFQRFNIRATIDQRIGKNIKIGLNTLNTLIYQSTPGGGGVPGGLVRLTPLASPYNADGTVNTFPSEGSIDAAGISPLTIMTKKESAMGRTRSLRTFNSIYAEVNILPGLKYRFNAGLNFSQSNYNGYNGPLTYFNSATTQAGSTAEISNTEYWDVNLQHLLYYDKTFANKHKLGFTALYEYTKNHSLGSRFTVTGVPADYIKTSNFSLASGQPVAPSDFGNSFSETGLLSYMGRLNYSYADKYLLTLTLRRDGSSTLSPANQYFNYPAIGLGWNVLEEGFMKSARFLSNLKLRGGWGISGNRNVGAYSTLGALSAGYYNFGTGTAGQQLAYTVTSLPSSNLSWQSTSQVDIGIDFGLLNNRITGSVDWYHQKTKDILLSVPLPPSNGAGSTLKNLGKTEGKGLEVAATFEIVRKPKGFNWSIDATYFFNREKITQLTTPEEKSNLGAGWFVGQPLSVIYDYKKLGIWQTSDVENGILAQQTSPVQFAGQIRVQDLNGDKKIDANDRQILGNFQPKWEGGLTSRFSFKNFDASVVTYARMGMKVLVPYLTGNSTGSGGFAFFNQSRVNQVKVDYWTDTNPTNAFPAPDASGAVANFGSTLGYYDGSFIKCRSINLGYTFASDILKKIGATSARIYVNLTNPFIIYSPLVRDDLAIDPEGNSYASGQSTLNPQGASDRGAPERQISVNLNSPPVRQFTLGVNLKF from the coding sequence ATGCATGAACGTCTATTGAACAGTAACTCCCTGGCCAGGATAATGGGTATCGCTGGCCTCCCTATGCTGCTGCTTGCAGGGATTTCGGGTGATGTGCTCGCAAGCAGCGCGGTATGGACCGATTACGGTCCCGGACACCGGTCAGCCTCCGCGGCCGATATTGAAGTTTCAGGAAAAGTGACCGGGCCGGATGGAGAAGCGCTGCCGGGCGCCAATGTGCTTGTGAAGTCGACAACGAGAGGAACCAGCGCTGACCAGAACGGAAATTACAAACTCACAGTTCAGGACGCCAATGCAGTTCTGGTGTTCTCACTGGTGGGTTATGCTCCCAAGGAAGTTGTGGTAGGCACCCAGCAGATCATCAATGTAACGCTGGCCGTGGATAACAAGACGCTGGAAGAAGTGGTGGTGGTCGGCTATGGAACGCAGCGCAAAAGGGATGTGACGGGCTCTGTGGTCTCCGTCAGTGAAAGCACCTTAAAAGAAGTACCTGCACCCAACCTGCTCAATCAGCTGAAAGGTCGAGCAGCGGGGGTTTCCATTGTCAGTAACGGGAGCACGCCTGGTTCGCAGGGACAGATCAGGATCAGGGGAAACCGGACGCTCACCACAAGTTCTGGTTCGAGTGACGGCCTTGACGGTCCGCTGGTGGTGGTCGATGGGATTCCTTTCGGTGGACTTAATGACATTAACCCGGATGACATACTCAGCCTGGAAGTGCTCAAGGATGCCTCGGCAACAGCGATTTATGGTTCGCGTGGAGCAGGGGGCGTCATCCTGGTGACAACCAAAAGAGGTAAAATCGGGAAACCCGTATTCAGTTACGACGGTTATCATGGACAAACCCAGGTGATGGGCAAATTCAATGTGATGAATGGCCAGGAATATGCACAGTTCAAAGCGGATGCAGCCAAATACAATCGGACATCCCCTGGGACATCGGGGTATTTGCTTACCCCAAAAGAGCAGGAAGCACTCGATAAGGGGGTGTCTACCAACTGGCAGGACCTGATTTACAAGGCGGGTTTCATGTCTAACCACCAGTTGGGCATGCAGGGTGGGAGCGAAAGCACACAATATTCGCTGGGGCTAGGGTATTTCAATGAAACCGGCATCATCCCAAACCAGAATTTTCAGCGTTTCAACATCCGTGCAACCATTGATCAGCGCATTGGGAAAAACATTAAAATTGGCCTGAACACGCTCAATACGCTTATTTACCAGAGCACGCCCGGCGGGGGCGGCGTGCCGGGCGGACTTGTGCGTCTCACGCCACTGGCCTCACCCTATAATGCAGATGGAACGGTCAATACGTTCCCTTCGGAAGGCTCCATTGATGCGGCAGGCATCAGCCCGCTTACGATCATGACCAAAAAAGAATCCGCGATGGGCCGGACCCGGTCGCTGAGGACGTTCAATAGCATTTATGCGGAAGTCAATATTTTGCCGGGACTGAAATACCGTTTTAATGCGGGCCTGAACTTTAGCCAGTCCAATTATAATGGTTACAACGGTCCGCTGACCTATTTTAACTCGGCCACCACACAGGCTGGGTCCACGGCCGAAATCAGTAATACTGAATACTGGGATGTTAACCTGCAACATTTGCTTTATTACGATAAAACATTTGCGAACAAGCATAAACTGGGCTTTACCGCACTTTATGAATACACTAAAAACCACTCATTAGGCAGCCGTTTCACAGTGACGGGCGTACCTGCGGACTATATCAAAACGTCCAATTTCTCGCTTGCATCAGGGCAGCCAGTCGCCCCGTCGGATTTTGGTAATTCGTTTTCGGAAACCGGACTGTTGTCCTACATGGGCAGGCTCAATTATAGCTATGCTGACAAGTATTTGCTGACATTAACCTTGCGCCGCGATGGTTCTTCGACCTTGTCTCCTGCTAACCAATATTTCAATTATCCCGCCATTGGCTTGGGTTGGAATGTGCTGGAAGAAGGTTTTATGAAATCGGCTAGATTCCTTTCGAACCTCAAGCTGCGTGGTGGCTGGGGTATATCCGGAAACAGGAATGTGGGCGCGTATTCGACGTTGGGTGCATTGTCGGCCGGATATTACAACTTCGGAACGGGTACCGCCGGACAGCAGCTGGCCTACACAGTTACTAGCTTGCCATCCAGCAACCTGAGCTGGCAATCGACCTCGCAAGTGGATATTGGAATTGATTTCGGCCTGCTCAACAACCGGATTACGGGTTCGGTGGATTGGTACCACCAGAAAACCAAGGATATCCTCTTGTCGGTGCCGCTGCCTCCAAGCAATGGTGCAGGTTCGACCCTGAAAAACCTTGGTAAAACAGAAGGCAAGGGCCTGGAAGTTGCGGCCACTTTTGAGATCGTCAGAAAACCCAAAGGATTCAACTGGAGCATTGATGCAACCTATTTCTTCAACAGAGAAAAGATCACGCAGCTGACCACACCAGAAGAAAAGTCCAATCTGGGGGCAGGTTGGTTTGTGGGCCAGCCACTTTCGGTGATTTATGATTACAAAAAGCTGGGCATATGGCAAACCAGTGACGTTGAAAACGGGATTTTGGCCCAACAAACCTCCCCTGTGCAATTTGCTGGACAAATCAGGGTGCAAGACCTGAATGGTGATAAAAAGATCGACGCAAACGATCGCCAGATCCTGGGTAATTTTCAGCCCAAATGGGAAGGAGGGCTTACAAGCCGTTTCAGTTTCAAAAACTTCGATGCCTCCGTGGTTACCTACGCAAGGATGGGCATGAAGGTACTGGTGCCTTATCTGACGGGTAATTCCACGGGATCAGGCGGCTTTGCCTTCTTCAATCAAAGCCGGGTGAACCAGGTCAAGGTCGATTATTGGACAGATACCAATCCCACCAACGCATTCCCAGCCCCTGACGCCAGTGGCGCTGTTGCCAACTTCGGATCGACGCTCGGCTATTACGACGGCTCATTCATCAAATGCAGAAGTATTAACCTTGGCTATACTTTTGCCAGCGATATCCTCAAAAAGATCGGTGCCACCTCGGCCCGTATCTACGTCAACCTGACCAATCCGTTCATTATATACTCGCCATTGGTCAGAGACGATCTGGCGATTGACCCGGAAGGAAACAGCTATGCCAGCGGCCAATCCACGCTAAACCCACAAGGCGCCAGCGACCGTGGAGCACCGGAGCGACAGATCTCAGTCAATTTGAATAGTCCGCCGGTGAGACAATTCACTTTGGGCGTAAACCTTAAATTTTAA
- a CDS encoding RagB/SusD family nutrient uptake outer membrane protein — translation MKSIKILFTAGLITVLSSGCEKVLEEHPQSQIVPSYFNSPSGVLGGIAGVYNDIRSQWGTEGFTVEMQAGTDEFIQGVNAGGGTAYTYNGINSSNFGSAWGVAFQDINTINGVLQYGATIDLPEATRKQYLAQAKFLRAFWYFYLVQTWGDVPLHTEFITVPSQAATRQPAAQVYELIIKDLTEAAADLPNQPTAPFLGKAATKPVAQFLLAKAFLTRGWLNNTAADFTQAAAICEDIIANKSAYGLDLWQDYGDAFVPANDYGKETMFVSDHVLDPKYGYYQVGGQAGGGAAQNLSPWFTNWNYPNNSGINSIRNAAGSFVNSGTSGMIRDSYYGRPYVRMRPNSDKLVTGPHAGKNYFLDQAFTNRDVDSRYANSFYTVYIANTAVSNTANATNNLRGVAYTTVPGSDTAVWLPDFEVPGAPQFVGARPFKGIVVPPSLWNNGIFPALKKFMDPSRGANFNDPSTRPAVLYRFSDVYMIGAEAYFKAGNTVKAAALINVVRQRAAFRKSNTSAQNTAAAAAMTITAAEVTLDFILDERSREFFGEWQRWHDLVRTRSLVRRVQEWNKEAAPYVKDLHMLRPIPQSQIDRVVDGPKFPQNTGY, via the coding sequence ATGAAATCCATAAAAATTCTTTTTACTGCTGGCCTGATCACAGTATTGAGCTCAGGGTGTGAAAAAGTGCTCGAAGAGCATCCGCAATCCCAAATCGTCCCCTCTTACTTTAATAGCCCCTCAGGTGTGCTTGGTGGAATAGCAGGGGTTTACAACGATATCCGGAGCCAATGGGGTACCGAAGGTTTTACCGTTGAGATGCAGGCAGGGACCGATGAGTTCATTCAGGGGGTTAATGCCGGTGGAGGAACCGCATATACTTATAATGGCATTAACAGCAGCAACTTTGGCTCGGCCTGGGGCGTTGCTTTTCAGGATATCAATACAATCAATGGCGTGCTGCAGTACGGGGCGACGATCGACCTGCCGGAGGCCACAAGGAAACAATACCTGGCGCAAGCCAAATTTTTGAGGGCATTCTGGTATTTCTACCTGGTGCAGACCTGGGGCGACGTTCCGCTTCATACCGAGTTTATAACTGTTCCCTCTCAGGCAGCCACGCGCCAACCTGCGGCACAGGTCTACGAGCTGATCATTAAGGACCTTACCGAAGCTGCCGCGGATCTGCCTAACCAGCCCACGGCCCCGTTCCTGGGCAAGGCGGCAACCAAACCCGTAGCGCAGTTTCTGCTGGCCAAGGCTTTTCTGACACGCGGATGGCTCAATAATACAGCAGCTGATTTCACCCAGGCAGCGGCGATTTGCGAAGATATTATTGCCAATAAATCGGCTTATGGTCTTGATCTCTGGCAGGATTATGGGGACGCTTTTGTGCCCGCTAATGACTATGGAAAGGAAACGATGTTTGTAAGCGATCACGTGCTGGATCCTAAATATGGCTACTACCAGGTCGGCGGGCAGGCCGGCGGGGGTGCGGCGCAAAATCTGAGCCCGTGGTTTACCAACTGGAACTATCCCAATAACAGCGGCATCAACTCCATAAGAAATGCGGCCGGCTCTTTTGTCAACAGCGGAACCTCGGGGATGATCCGCGATTCATATTATGGCCGCCCTTATGTGCGTATGCGCCCGAATTCCGACAAACTCGTTACTGGCCCACATGCTGGCAAGAATTACTTCCTGGATCAGGCATTTACAAACCGCGATGTCGACTCGCGTTATGCCAATTCTTTTTACACCGTTTATATTGCAAACACCGCTGTCTCCAATACTGCCAACGCGACCAACAACCTGCGGGGGGTAGCCTACACGACCGTTCCGGGTTCAGACACGGCCGTCTGGTTGCCAGATTTTGAAGTACCGGGCGCGCCGCAATTTGTAGGCGCCAGACCCTTCAAAGGCATAGTAGTGCCGCCAAGCCTTTGGAACAACGGTATTTTCCCAGCCCTGAAAAAGTTCATGGATCCCAGCCGCGGTGCCAATTTTAATGACCCATCAACAAGGCCTGCCGTTTTGTATCGCTTTTCAGATGTTTATATGATCGGAGCCGAGGCCTATTTCAAGGCAGGCAACACCGTAAAGGCGGCTGCATTGATCAATGTCGTAAGGCAGCGAGCAGCATTCCGGAAAAGTAACACGTCCGCACAAAACACTGCCGCCGCAGCGGCGATGACCATCACTGCTGCTGAGGTTACGCTGGACTTCATCCTCGACGAGCGTAGCCGTGAGTTCTTTGGGGAATGGCAAAGGTGGCATGATCTGGTACGTACGCGCTCGCTGGTGCGCCGCGTTCAGGAATGGAACAAGGAAGCCGCTCCTTATGTGAAAGATTTACATATGCTTCGACCGATTCCGCAGTCACAGATCGACAGAGTGGTGGATGGTCCGAAGTTTCCACAAAATACCGGATACTAG
- a CDS encoding DUF4345 domain-containing protein — protein MKKRRSRKLLQVSLGICALIAIVTGLLGMAGNDNPIYDESHKPTGLLLDSNLRFLNGLSVGVGLCTLSIIPGVKKRSAELRIICIVIFFGAIGRMLSIASYGLPPSPFDIVAFFELSIPPMLAYWQSRIAD, from the coding sequence ATGAAAAAACGGCGAAGCAGGAAGTTGCTACAGGTATCGCTCGGGATTTGTGCCCTAATCGCGATCGTTACCGGCCTGCTGGGTATGGCAGGAAACGATAATCCAATTTACGATGAGAGCCACAAGCCCACTGGTCTGTTGTTGGATAGTAATCTTCGTTTTCTAAATGGCCTTTCGGTCGGTGTCGGCCTTTGCACGCTATCTATTATTCCCGGTGTAAAAAAAAGGTCGGCCGAACTGAGGATTATTTGTATTGTCATATTTTTTGGCGCGATCGGCCGTATGCTGTCGATTGCCAGCTATGGCTTACCGCCTTCTCCGTTTGACATCGTCGCATTTTTTGAGCTGTCGATCCCGCCCATGCTCGCCTATTGGCAGTCCAGGATTGCTGATTGA
- a CDS encoding carboxylesterase family protein, whose protein sequence is MRYKLISFLLFLCFCQSAQGQLNKQYDYTQQNYQSLRYGFFKPDQYDKKKLYPLIIYLHGSRDTVSRDMSWYQPVIQKEHPAFVVTPKCENPDQGWGNTWKAEHPLEMSLALKLVDSLMSVYPIDPNRLYIYGISMGGFGVFSILQKEPGKFAAAYAVCGGSDVKAAGKLMNTPLWIFHGTLDDVVPVHLSRDVYAEMIKLGATNVKYTEYPGVKHNSWENVAQEKTLTTWLFSKRLNQ, encoded by the coding sequence ATGCGATACAAACTCATCTCGTTTTTGCTATTCCTTTGCTTTTGCCAATCCGCACAAGGGCAACTCAATAAACAGTATGACTACACCCAGCAAAATTATCAGTCACTTCGCTATGGTTTTTTTAAACCGGATCAGTACGACAAAAAAAAATTGTATCCGTTAATTATCTATCTCCATGGCAGCCGCGATACGGTCTCACGTGACATGTCCTGGTATCAGCCAGTTATTCAAAAAGAACACCCAGCGTTCGTAGTTACTCCTAAATGTGAGAATCCCGATCAGGGTTGGGGCAATACGTGGAAAGCGGAACATCCTTTGGAAATGAGTTTGGCACTAAAATTAGTGGATTCATTAATGAGCGTATATCCGATTGATCCCAATCGCCTTTATATTTATGGAATCTCCATGGGCGGATTTGGTGTGTTCTCCATACTCCAGAAAGAACCTGGAAAGTTTGCGGCAGCGTATGCCGTGTGTGGTGGTTCGGATGTAAAGGCTGCCGGTAAACTAATGAACACTCCGTTGTGGATATTTCATGGTACCCTGGATGATGTGGTTCCGGTTCACCTTTCACGCGATGTTTATGCGGAAATGATCAAACTAGGGGCAACCAACGTAAAGTATACAGAGTACCCCGGAGTGAAACACAACAGTTGGGAGAATGTAGCACAAGAGAAGACGCTCACTACATGGCTCTTTTCGAAACGCCTGAATCAATAA
- a CDS encoding nuclear transport factor 2 family protein → MKSFQKVAMVFFLLSMIAVRAVSQTNSSQADAQTVSKLNKFRTDYCKSILDGKIDRLQNYFVDTIRLMPPFQKTVLGKVNASSYFRAFTNRFNVHSYIRHEIEMLDLGQQILETGLINMRMTVRSTGKEFDIVAKYLNLWVKTQTGEMRLLTEAWNADRYDGELHDLVRFDEVPGIHAAFLPNVTVTNNISFELAALNRLLDETVTNHDANTWSRYYSDDAMLLASYASICRGRSAIDEYINAHVLEMPVFEELDIRNDRIDNLGIFVVEYASHIASWRNGKRSGVGLGKNIRIWRREPDHTLKLFRSISMYD, encoded by the coding sequence ATGAAATCATTTCAGAAAGTTGCTATGGTGTTTTTTCTGCTAAGCATGATTGCCGTAAGAGCAGTATCGCAGACAAACAGCTCACAGGCAGACGCACAGACCGTCTCGAAATTGAATAAATTCAGGACAGATTATTGCAAAAGTATATTGGATGGGAAAATAGATCGCCTGCAAAACTATTTTGTTGATACCATCCGGTTGATGCCTCCTTTTCAAAAGACTGTTCTAGGCAAAGTCAATGCATCTTCGTATTTCCGTGCCTTTACCAATCGCTTTAATGTCCATTCCTACATCCGTCATGAAATAGAGATGCTGGATCTTGGCCAGCAGATTCTGGAAACAGGCCTCATCAATATGCGGATGACAGTAAGAAGTACCGGTAAGGAATTTGACATCGTGGCCAAGTATTTGAACCTCTGGGTAAAAACACAAACAGGTGAAATGCGTCTGCTTACAGAAGCCTGGAATGCAGATCGGTATGATGGAGAACTTCATGACCTGGTAAGATTTGATGAAGTGCCGGGTATTCATGCAGCATTCCTCCCTAACGTTACTGTTACAAATAACATCAGTTTTGAATTGGCAGCGCTTAACAGGCTTTTGGATGAAACCGTTACGAATCATGATGCCAATACGTGGTCACGGTATTATAGTGATGACGCCATGTTGTTAGCCAGCTATGCCTCAATTTGCAGAGGAAGAAGCGCAATAGACGAATACATCAACGCCCATGTACTGGAGATGCCTGTATTTGAGGAACTGGATATTCGCAACGATCGCATCGATAACCTGGGAATTTTCGTTGTCGAGTATGCCAGCCACATCGCCAGTTGGAGAAATGGCAAAAGGTCCGGTGTGGGATTGGGAAAAAATATCCGAATCTGGAGACGAGAACCCGACCACACACTAAAATTGTTCAGATCAATTTCCATGTATGACTAA
- a CDS encoding response regulator → MPDILIADDHLTVRLGIKTLVEEVLGKCQIDFAVDGPMLFAKLRKKNYDMLITDLNMPEVNTLQLVPKILAIRTGIRILVLSVNPEHIFARRVLVAGAYGYLQKDASDSEMNDAISTIYSGRRYLSPKQIEGVSSLLTEKGANPFHGLTAREMEVAFLLLRGEGLQEIASSLHISPSTASTLKTKVFDKLEVTNIVALMNLARHYGLGDGSPSDIS, encoded by the coding sequence ATGCCGGATATTCTTATTGCTGACGATCACCTCACCGTGCGGTTGGGCATCAAAACCCTAGTGGAGGAAGTATTGGGAAAGTGCCAGATCGATTTCGCCGTGGACGGGCCGATGCTTTTCGCCAAACTCAGGAAGAAAAACTATGACATGCTGATCACCGACCTGAATATGCCGGAAGTCAACACGCTGCAACTGGTCCCGAAGATTCTGGCAATCCGTACCGGCATCCGCATTTTGGTACTGAGCGTCAACCCGGAACACATTTTCGCGCGCCGCGTGCTGGTTGCGGGCGCATACGGGTATTTGCAAAAAGACGCCTCGGACTCCGAAATGAACGATGCGATCAGCACGATCTATTCGGGTAGAAGGTACCTTTCTCCCAAACAAATCGAGGGAGTATCCAGCCTGCTTACCGAGAAAGGCGCCAATCCCTTCCACGGGCTCACCGCGAGGGAAATGGAAGTGGCTTTTTTATTGTTGCGGGGCGAAGGCCTTCAGGAAATTGCCAGCTCATTGCATATCAGCCCCTCTACGGCCAGCACACTTAAAACCAAGGTTTTCGACAAGCTGGAAGTGACCAATATCGTCGCGCTTATGAACCTTGCTCGTCATTATGGTCTGGGAGATGGTTCCCCGTCAGATATATCGTAA